One Pecten maximus chromosome 7, xPecMax1.1, whole genome shotgun sequence genomic window carries:
- the LOC117331079 gene encoding uncharacterized protein At5g39570-like gives MDVQGPHSMDVWGTHSMDVWRTQYGRVGNTQYGRVENTQYGRVGDTQYGRAGTTQYGRVGNTQYGRVENTQYGRVEKTQYGRVENTQYGRVGNTYRRVENTQYRRVENTQYGREENTQYGRVENTQYGRVENTQYGSVGTTQYGRVGNTQYGRVENTQYGRVEDTQYGRVENTQYGREENTQYGRVENTQYGRVGNTQYGRVGNTQYGIVENTQYGRVENTQYGREENTQYGRVENTQYGRVGNTQYGRVGNTQYGREVNTQYGRVDNT, from the exons ATGGACGTGCAGGGACCACACAGTATGGACGTGTGGGGAACACACAGTATGGACGTGTGGAGAACACAGTATGGACGTGTAGGGAACACACAGTATGGACGTGTGGAGAACACACAGTATGGACGTGTAGGTGACACACAGTATGGACGTGCAGGGACCACACAGTATGGACGTGTGGGGAACACACAGTATGGACGTGTGGAGAACACACAGTATGGACGTGTGGAGAAAACACAGTATGGACGTGTGGAGAACACACAGTATGGACGTGTAGGGAACACA TATAGACGTGTGGAGAACACACAGTATAGACGTGTGGAGAACACACAGTATGGACGTGAGGAGAACACACAGTATGGACGTGTGGAGAACACACAGTATGGACGTGTGGAGAACACACAGTATGGAAGTGTAGGGACCACACAGTATGGACGTGTAGGGAACACACAGTATGGACGTGTAGAGAACACACAGTATGGACGTGTGGAGGACACACAGTATGGACGTGTGGAGAACACACAGTATGGACGTGAGGAGAACACACAGTATGGACGTGTAGAGAACACACAGTATGGACGTGTGGGTAACACACAGTATGGACGTGTGGGGAACACACAGTATGGAATTGTGGAGAACACACAGTATGGACGTGTGGAGAACACACAGTATGGACGTGAGGAGAACACACAGTATGGACGTGTGGAGAACACACAGTATGGACGTGTTGGGAACACACAGTATGGACGTGTGGGTAACACACAGTATGGACGTGAAGTGAACACACAGTATGGACGTGTGGATAACACATAG
- the LOC117331080 gene encoding uncharacterized protein At5g39570-like: MHKPSVATEIPELDRLRHGTQTVIGEYRKRDMAFRPFTYGRVENTQYGRVENTQYGRVENTQYGRVENTQYGRVENTQYGREENTQYGRVENTQYGRVENTQYGRVENTQYGRVGNTQYGREENTQYGRVENTQYGRVENTQYGRVENTQYGRVENTQYGRVENTQYGRVGNTQYGREENTQYGRVENTQYRRVENTQYRRVENTQYGRVGTTQYGRVGNTQYGRVGDTQYGRAGTTQYGRVENTQYGRVENTQYGRVDNTQYGRVGNTQYGRVENTQYGRVENT; this comes from the exons ATGCATAAACCGTCAGTTGCAACTGAAATTCCGGAACTTGACAGACTACGCCATGGTACGCAAACCGTTATTGGCGAGTATAGGAAAAGGGATATGGCTTTTCGACCCTTTACT TATGGACGTGTAGAGAACACACAGTATGGACGTGTGGAGAACACACAGTATGGACGTGTGGAGAACACACAGTATGGACGTGTAGAGAACACACAGTATGGACGTGTGGAGAACACACAGTATGGACGTGAGGAGAACACACAGTATGGACGTGTGGAGAACACACAGTATGGACGTGTAGAGAACACACAGTATGGACGTGTGGAGAACACACAGTATGGACGTGTAGGGAACACACAGTATGGACGTGAGGAGAACACACAGTATGGACGTGTGGAGAACACACAGTATGGACGTGTGGAGAACACACAGTATGGACGTGTGGAGAACACACAGTATGGACGTGTAGAGAACACACAGTATGGACGTGTGGAGAACACACAGTATGGACGTGTAGGGAACACACAGTATGGACGTGAGGAGAACACACAGTATGGACGTGTGGAGAACACACAGTATCGACGTGTGGAGAACACACAGTATCGACGTGTGGAGAACACACAGTATGGACGTGTAGGGACCACACAGTATGGACGTGTAGGGAACACACAGTATGGACGTGTAGGTGACACACAGTATGGACGTGCAGGGACCACACAGTATGGACGTGTGGAGAACACACAGTACGGACGTGTGGAGAACACACAGTATGGACGTGTGGATAACACACAGTATGGACGTGTAGGGAACACACAGTATGGACGTGTGGAGAACACACAGTATGGACGTGTGGAAAACACATAG